In Actinomycetota bacterium, the DNA window GCCAAGCCACGCCTGATCATCTGTGTTCCTTCAGGCATCACCGGCGTTGAGCAGCGCGCGGTGAAGGATGCTGGCTACGCGGCTGGGGCCCGCAAGGTATTCATCATCGAAGAGCCAATGGCAGCCGCGATTGGCGCCGGGCTCCCGGTGCATGAACCCACCGGCAACATGGTTGTGGACATCGGCGGTGGCACGTCTGAAGTTGCTGTCATCTCCTTGGGCGGCATTGTCACCAGCCTCTCAGTCCGGGTCGGTGGCGATGAGCTCGACAACGCGATCATCCAGTACGTCAAGCGTGAGTATTCACTGATGCTCGGCGAGCGCACTGCAGAGGAAATCAAGGTTGCCATCGGCTCGGCCTTCCCGATGCCAGACGAGCCGCATGCCGAGATTCGCGGCCGCGATCTCATCACTGGATTGCCGCGCACGATCGTTGTCTCAGCCGAAGAAATCCGCCGTGCCATCGACGAGCCCGTCAACGCGATCGTCGCGGCAGTCAAGGCCACTCTTGATCGCACCCCTCCAGAGCTTTCCGGCGACATC includes these proteins:
- a CDS encoding rod shape-determining protein; translation: MANASSSFVGRDMAVDLGTANTLVYVRGRGIVLNEPSVVAINNNTGGILAVGSEAKRMIGRTPGNIVAIRPLKDGVIADFDTTERMLRYFIQKVHKRRHLAKPRLIICVPSGITGVEQRAVKDAGYAAGARKVFIIEEPMAAAIGAGLPVHEPTGNMVVDIGGGTSEVAVISLGGIVTSLSVRVGGDELDNAIIQYVKREYSLMLGERTAEEIKVAIGSAFPMPDEPHAEIRGRDLITGLPRTIVVSAEEIRRAIDEPVNAIVAAVKATLDRTPPELSGDIMDRGIVLTGGGALLRGLDERLRHETGMPILIADRPLDCVALGSGKCVEEFDALQAVLVSEPRR